Genomic DNA from Planktomarina temperata RCA23:
GCAATCAAGCTGCCCTATCGGCGATCCCGTTTGAAACAGTCATGACCTCTTTTGCAGATGATGCAACCGCGAGCTATTGTTTCCTGTGTACCACCGTTGAATACCCCGAAAGTCTCGATTGGGCCATTTTCACCCTGCGCGATGATGTGCGGTTTTCGGACGGATCGGCTTTGACGGCTGAAGATGTGAAGTTCAGCTTTAATTTGTTCATGGAGCAGGGTTTACCCTCCTACCGCGCGGCTGTGTCGGGTATGGTGGCCGAGATCGAGATCCTCTCCCCGCTGCAGATCAAATTTACCTTCACAGAGGATGCGCCGCGCCGCGATGTGATCGATTTGGCTGGCGGCATTCCTGTGTTCTCAAAGACCTGGTTCGAAAGCACTGGCGCGCGTTTGGACGATTCCTCGCTTATTCCTTTCATCGGCACCGGTCCTTATGTGCTTGACAGCTATGAGGTGAACCAGCGCGTGATCTATGTCCGCCGCGATGATTACTGGGGCGAAGCTCTTCCCGCCAATATCGGCCGGAATAATTTTGACCGCATTAGAGTTGAATATTTTGCAGATTCAGCTGCGGCCTTTGAGGGGTTCAAGGGGGGACTCTACACGTTTAGATCTGAAAACAGCTCAAAACAATGGGCGACCTCCTATGATTTTGAGGCCATTGAGGCGGGGCATGTGGTGAAAACGGAATTGCCCGATGGCAATCTGGCCATGGCGCAGGCCTATGTGTTTAACCTGCGGCGCGAAAAGTTCCAAGATCGGAGAGTGCGCGAAGCTTTAGCAATGATGTTTAATTTTGAATGGTCAAACGCCCAGTTGTTCTATGGTCTTTACGAGAGGGTGCAGTCCTTTTGGGGCAATTCTGAGCTTGAGGCCAAAGGGGTGCCGAGCGAGGGCGAGCGGGCCGTGCTGCAACCTTTGGTAGATCAGGGCCTGTTGAGCGCCGATATCCTCACCGATGAGGCGGTCATGGCACCGGTTTCCGGCGCGCGGCAATTGGATCGCAAAAACCTGCGCCGGGCGTCGCAGCTGATGGATGAGGCGGGCTGGCGCGTCAACAGCGATGGGATGCGCGAAAAAGCCGGACAGGTCTTCACTCTTGAGGTGCTCGACAGCTCGCCCGCCTTTGACCGTATCACCAATCCTATGATTGAGAATATGAAAGCTCTGGGCATTGATGCGCGCCTCAACCGTGTGGATACGGCGCAGGAAAGTGAACGCACCCGTGCCTATGATTTCGATGTCACCACCCATTCGATGCGTATGAGTTTTGAACCTTCTTCGGGTTTGGAGCAATATTTTGGCACCAAGGCCATGGACCAAAGCAGCCGCAATTTGATGGGGCTTTCTGACCCTGCCGTTGATGCTTTGATCGAAAAAACCGTGCGCGCGCAAAGCAAAGCCGAGCTAAACACAAATATACGCGCGCTGGATCGCGTGTTGCGGGCGAAACGCTTCTGGATCCCGCAATGGTTCAAAGCGGTGCATACGGTTGCCTATTACGATCAATATGGCTACCCCGACCCGCTGCCGCCCTTCGCACGCGGCGAGCTGGATTTTTGGTGGTTTGATGCAGATAAAGCCGCAAAGCTAAAGGCCGCAGGTGTGTTAAACTAACATGGTTGCATATATTATCCGCAGGCTTTTGCTGGTCATCCCCACACTTCTGGGGGTGATGATTGTCAACTTTGCCCTGATCCA
This window encodes:
- a CDS encoding extracellular solute-binding protein — its product is MTLGFCDSLVLGAALVVTSAGGLAAEAHDPITVSHGYSYFGDLKYPADFAHLDYVNPAAPKGGEISQWFFGAFDSFNPYARKGNQAALSAIPFETVMTSFADDATASYCFLCTTVEYPESLDWAIFTLRDDVRFSDGSALTAEDVKFSFNLFMEQGLPSYRAAVSGMVAEIEILSPLQIKFTFTEDAPRRDVIDLAGGIPVFSKTWFESTGARLDDSSLIPFIGTGPYVLDSYEVNQRVIYVRRDDYWGEALPANIGRNNFDRIRVEYFADSAAAFEGFKGGLYTFRSENSSKQWATSYDFEAIEAGHVVKTELPDGNLAMAQAYVFNLRREKFQDRRVREALAMMFNFEWSNAQLFYGLYERVQSFWGNSELEAKGVPSEGERAVLQPLVDQGLLSADILTDEAVMAPVSGARQLDRKNLRRASQLMDEAGWRVNSDGMREKAGQVFTLEVLDSSPAFDRITNPMIENMKALGIDARLNRVDTAQESERTRAYDFDVTTHSMRMSFEPSSGLEQYFGTKAMDQSSRNLMGLSDPAVDALIEKTVRAQSKAELNTNIRALDRVLRAKRFWIPQWFKAVHTVAYYDQYGYPDPLPPFARGELDFWWFDADKAAKLKAAGVLN